A segment of the Lycium barbarum isolate Lr01 chromosome 7, ASM1917538v2, whole genome shotgun sequence genome:
tttgaaaatcaaagttGTGTCTAGAGTTTAGAAATACATATAAATTTCACTTGATGAGTACATTTGTAGGAACCCTTTTTTTATTTGAAAACCGGTTAAAACTAGTCAACTTCAGGTTGAAGAAAAAATATCTGCAATgtataataaacaatttttttgggacaaaAAAAATAACTGAAGAAAAATAACATGTTCAGACGTGCGCCTAAGTTTTCTATTGGATGTATTATTTAACACAGTTTGCTAGTAGTACTTATACGTTTTATGGTTGTTGAATATTCTGCTGGTGATCTTAGACTTACATTAGTAGTGTATTTTAATTATGGTCCATTATATTCCTTCCTTCCCATTATAACTGTCATCTTAGCTAAAAATATTTGGCTCATAATAAGTGTAGTTTTAGGAAATCAAGAcgtaaattgactagtttttttcaactctacccttagacaaaaatAGACAAGTTAAAGTAACTTCTAAATGATTATTGAAAAAGCCACGTAATAACTTAGTGTTGTTGAATTTCCAATGTCAAAAGGATTATTACTTGtacatgctctaatcaaaagaaaaaataatttatttttattatataagggtaatttagtaaacttcacattgcattattgattttttaatatcCGTATTTTTAGCTTATGTGACGCTTATTATGGGGCGGAGGGAGTAAAGAACACGCTTTCTAAGAGAATTTCTTACACAGTTACTCCTATTTGACACTTACACAATAGTCTGTGGATTCCAAAGGACAGAGTATGTATGAAAATCAGCAGTAGGATCAAACCACAAGTGAAACTGTTGCTCTCTATCACCTTTGCCTCGTGTAAACACATTTGTATGAACTGTGTATGGCTCCCCAGTCAAATTCCCAAGAAACTCAAAATCTATCTCATCATGGCTTGATCCTTGTGATGACAactaatttgaaaaaaaaaaaaaaaaaccaacatcACAAACATAACAAATAACATAAATAACtaatttcttgaaaaaaaaaagaagttgtaACAACAAAAATTACATAGTAAGCAGTGACAGTGCCTGCAGAATTTCCAGGGACCAATTTGATTTGCATATCAATTTTTCCAAACAAGTATTCCCTCTTTGATTCAAAACCAGAGCCTGAAGTATTATCAAGTGTAAGAGTAAGAATATCCCcattatttaatatttttccCCTGCCATTCCCCCATGTAATATCAAAATCTTGATTAAGATCACTAGCAGAATATTCAACAATCAAACAACTTATAATAACTACTAGCAAACTAAGTCTAATACTAAAGGAAGccattattattagtagtagaaTGAGGATGGATATTTTTTAGAGAAttgaaagtggaatgaaataATTGCCCTTTTATAGAGGAATGAGAATGGAAGAGACAAAATTGTGTCCAGAAAGGGTGGTTCAATGAATGCCATCTGAATATAAGAGAGTTGTCAACAGCTTGCATATACTATAATGTAGCTAGCTGATGAGATAAGGTAATTTTTCTGAATATAAAAATGGTTAAAATTTAGTAATATAGCTCGGTTTGTTCATTACTCTATGGACGATGACAAGAGTAATTTGTATATCTTGTTGAATTAATAATATTGGTCCAGTTAAATAGATAAAAACTTGCAAGTATAGTACGTTTAATTAAAATGGCATGTTACAAATTTGGTGCTGTAAGATTACGTGCAACTCCGAGGCCCTTGACACTTTTATGTAAAAACATTCAATGAaactaaataaaatataaaagttATAATTCTTATCAAGAAGAAAACAAAGATAACAATCGAGAATAATAGTGTCTCTCAAACACAAGAATAATATTGACTCTCAAACACAACCAATTTACTTATTAATgaagatcttcatattggcacttTTTTTTCTCCTGCTATATCATTAGCTATTGCAATTATTTTTCACATAGCAAGTTGTACCGATTCTGAAATGAAAGATATTTTAGAAGCTCATAAAAATTTCTCCACATTATAATGTTTGATCGGTTCAAATTCAACTTAACTCAAGCACATTGACATTCTTAGTACGTACTACCTTTTTTGTAACCTTAGTACTCGATATTTATAGTTTTGTATTTTCACAAAAGTTGACCTTCTCAATGAAGTAAGAAAGAGAGGAATGGGAGGAAGATGTTTTATACTTCTCGAAATCGGAAAAGATATGATAGCTTTGTGCCTAGTGCCGAGTGATGAGTTGATCACTCTGATTTTCCTTTTTTATATTTCCTCAGCAATTTGCATGCAGATGCAGTCAATAATACTGTGTGAACTCATGACTCATCAACAATTTTTAGTTACGTGTCATCTCCTTGTGACCTTCTTTGTTATCTAGGTAATCATGTGAATATACTATAAATTAAATAGTGACAGGATCAGTCGTCGTCTCAAACTTAGAGGTTTGGTTCGACTATTTGATTGGACCTAACTTTACTATTTAATTGCAGCATAGCGTGAAGATTTTCTTAGAAATACGATTGGACCTGACATACAATCGATTAATGGTTGAACTCATGTGCGCAGGTTGGTATTTGGTTGGGGAATCAAGTGAACAAATATCCGATTTGAGATCACTGTTTAAGTTACGTTGTAGTTAGAGGTTGAATTTGCTTGTAAGTTTATCTACTTCTAGAATAACTTCAGATATATGACATTGAAGTTATAAAGATTCGTGTGTGAAGTTGCAAAAATGTCTCGATTGGTATGATTAAACTTTAGTCACATATGACTGAGGTGCTTGAATAACATATATaactaaatatttaaatatttttatttaatatttggCCTAACCGTTTCAAATATTTCAAATAATTTTATCTAAAGTTGGTATAACTCATGTGTGAAGTTGATTTTGAAAAGGTACCATAATGGCCGATGTGTTATATTGAGATTTTTATCTGATGTTTGGCTTAATAGTCACAAATTTCGGACAAATGATTCGAAGTTTGAGTTTGGCTTGACATTTCACTCATAGTATCATCATTTTATGCTTATCTCTATCCAACTTATTCATTTTCAGTACGAAATTAACTCAAAAATAAAGAACAATCTACGAAAATTGACAACACAATAAGCTATGAAATCTCTGTCAACGAATACTGGACAAAACTTTTAAAACGGGAGAAAAAGACTGAGAATAAGCGGAGGAACAATTTTGTCTTAAATTCGCCTAAATCGGGTACCAATTATATTATATgttaaaaataattatatcaGGTTTAAGTACAAATTAGAAGAGAGCAATCAAGTAGAACGACCGAGAAATTTTTACTATTTGGTCTTAATTAAATACGATTATGGCTTGAAAGTTTTGATGAAATTTCATGAGTTGTGAGGTTTATGTGCAACTTTGCTTGTGTACGTAAGATAGGGATAAGTGCATCAAGGAGTTGAAGGGATTTTGCCACACTTGACACTTGTTGATACACAGCATATGTTTTATGTTAGAAGGTATGTTCCTTATTAATAAAGCTATTTGAAACATATGGTTATACTTGAATTTAATCTATTATGCTTATTAAATGCTTGACTACAAATGTAAGATGAGAAACATATAGCACCGCCGTGTACAGTTAAATCATTCTATAGTTTTTACTGCTATAACGAAATGATAATATAGTGAACATATAATATAACGTAATATAAAAAATTAGTTTGAAAAATGTCAAccgataaaaaaaatatattattataaAAGATGATCATCACATAGAAGTCTAATggtatttattttaaaaaatggaaTTTCACCCACTAAATTAATGGTACCACAAATGAATTAGAggcctcaaaaaaaaaaaaaaattgcaaatgcTCTTAACATTCCTTGGTCTTCACTTTACACTATTCTACTACAGAGCAATGTGTCGCCTCGAGCATGGGGTAAGTTGGACCAACAACTGGGATAAAATAGGAATTAAAAGCAGATAAATTTGGTAATTATTTGGCTTTGTAGCAGTCAATGCAAAGAGTGTAAATAGAAAAACAGACTATTATAAATTTACctattaaaacaaatatatgtcaAAGAAGCTTTAACGATGAATGAAACCTCATACATTAATTACAAAACTCACAACAAGAAAAACAGAAGATAAAAAGAATTATTATACATGCACTGCAATTATCATACTTCTGTAGCATTACATTTTATTGCATGATCCTATTCCAAAATTTATCATCTGTGAAAATGAATTTCGTCAATTACAAGAGGAATGTGATAATTAATCACCAAGACCGATAAAATCGATGTTGCCAAGACTCTTCAATGCttgtcagatcctccaaaattgcatgtcagatcctccaaaaatagtgcatttttggagaatccaaCACAAGTGTGACAACATTTcaggagagtccgagcaacacaaAATAATACAAGTTTAACTAGTTGTGGAGTTGAAAGTGCATTCTAGAGGAAGGCCTTGAGGGAACCTTTTAATATCATTGCAATAATTGTAAACCATATAGTTCTTTTGCACCCATTGTAATCTAGCttggcttgttgaatcaagttCTTGAGAGTACCATGGCTTTGTTGAATTTGTGTTGCTGCATGAGgattttccaaattcccaaacacAAGCATCGGCTTTGAAATTTCTAAAAGAAGCTACGAATGGAGCATTGGACCAATCCGTTTTAACAAGGCCACCCCTTGTGGCCCAATCATCTGCATTCCATAGACTTGCATACACTCTCATAGGTTGGTTATTTGGGTAAGGTAGCCCCCTTGACTTCATGTTCTTGAACACTCTTATTGGTGTGCCATCCACATAGAATCTAGAAAAAAtagtaaaaaaagaaaagaaaaaaaaaagatatacaaTATTGTCAATTTATTGTGAAggaagaaaaaacataaaaatttcAAGTTGTTAGCAAGAATCAAAGATGATTTGATAGatttcaacttctaatcctgttaTTGCGTCCTCCGGTCCATTTTAAATGTCGTTCACATAATAGTTGGGACGTTTTTCTTAGAAAATTGATGGTTTATTGGAGCAAAGGCTacatttgtaaaaataaaaagagaaaagggtcaaaaatacccctctactttgaaaAAAGGGCTAATAATATCCTCcaaacttattttgggtcaaaaatacccctcctgtccttaaagttttcaaatatacccctgtcttgacggaaattatcccccaaaataacccgtAATTATTTTTAAACCCGCCCCATCATTTAAACCTGactcaactaaataataacccataagatctcCTTATTCCCCCGATTCCCTCAAACTTCATACCTATGTATTAGGGGAATAAGGGAATCTTATGAGTTATTGGGCtgggtttaaatgatggagctGATTTAAAAAAGAATTTCGGGTTATTTGAGGGGATAATTTCCGTCAATATagggatatatttgaaaactttaaggataagaggggtatttttgatccaaaataagttcggaggacatttttagcccttttccaaaGTAGAGAGATATTTTTGATCCTTTTCCCAAATAAAAACTTATGTCTAGAAGTGAATTCAAGATTTAAAATTTATAATCTGAAAACTAATGAACTTATTGATCATTTGAGTTTACTTGGttaaaatttaatatttatacatatttaatataTTCCTTAATACATATACGTGGTTTGAGCTAAATTACTGAATTTGACTGAACAAATAATTTTAATTGTGCATCCTCATGCGTATATCTTCTTGGTTTCTAAAGCGACACGtactttaaataaaatttattcaaCTTAAACAAAAATGGACCAGAGGTAGGATAATATTGGTCATTATTATTGGATATGTCGAAAAGAATAAGCCAATAGTAAGATAAAGTTCAAATTTATAAAACTTTAGGGTGGGAAAAACAAGAAAGACCTTGATATGTCTTGTATATTTTGTTTTGGACTCTAGAGTATAAGGGATATACTTACATAATTGTTTGGGGATTCCAAAGTATGGAGTATGTATGAAAATCAGCAGTGGGGTCAAACCAAAGGTAGAATTGCTGTTCTTTGTCACCTTTGCCTTGAGTATACACATTTGTGTGAATAATATAAGGATCTCCACTAAGGTTTCCCAAGAATTCAAAATCTATCTCATCATGTGTTGCCCCTTGTGATGATAACTGCATATAAAATTGAAATAAGAAAATTCTTAGTAATCATATGATATTCCATAAATATTCCATATTTATCACGACGGATCAACAACATCATTTGATGCATATCAAGTCGTGACAACTATATATCATTGGCAAATACTAAAATACTTAAGTCGAGCCTTAGGTGTAATACTTACATAATATGTAGTAACTGTACCAGCTGAATTTCCAGGCACGAGCTTAAGCTTCATATCAATCCTTCCAAAGAGATATTCTTTCTTGGATTGAACACCAGAACCAGAGGCTTTGTCAAGGGATAGGGTAAGAAGTTTCCCATCGTTTAGAACCTTTGCCCTACCATCTCCCCATGCAACATCAAAATCTTGATTGAAGTTATTAGAAGCCAAACTATAACGCAAAGAGCATAAGGCAAAAATGACCAAAAAAAGAGctaaagaaggagaagaagaataagaagccATCGAGTAATTGATTTTAGTGATCTTTCTAGATATGACTTGTACAAAGTTAAATGTTGGTTTGTAACTTTGTATCCATAGGCTATATAGGGATGA
Coding sequences within it:
- the LOC132602800 gene encoding xyloglucan endotransglucosylase/hydrolase protein 24-like, which gives rise to MASYSSSPSLALFLVIFALCSLRYSLASNNFNQDFDVAWGDGRAKVLNDGKLLTLSLDKASGSGVQSKKEYLFGRIDMKLKLVPGNSAGTVTTYYLSSQGATHDEIDFEFLGNLSGDPYIIHTNVYTQGKGDKEQQFYLWFDPTADFHTYSILWNPQTIIFYVDGTPIRVFKNMKSRGLPYPNNQPMRVYASLWNADDWATRGGLVKTDWSNAPFVASFRNFKADACVWEFGKSSCSNTNSTKPWYSQELDSTSQARLQWVQKNYMVYNYCNDIKRFPQGLPLECTFNSTTS
- the LOC132602799 gene encoding probable xyloglucan endotransglucosylase/hydrolase protein 25, translating into MASFSIRLSLLVVIISCLIVEYSASDLNQDFDITWGNGRGKILNNGDILTLTLDNTSGSGFESKREYLFGKIDMQIKLVPGNSAGTVTAYYLSSQGSSHDEIDFEFLGNLTGEPYTVHTNVFTRGKGDREQQFHLWFDPTADFHTYSVLWNPQTIVFSVDNVPIREFKNMEDRGVAFPKSQPMKLYSSLWNADEWATRGGLIKTDWAQAPFIASYRNFNANICNTTPNNSSCKFLGVANLDPVSEEKLKRVQQKYMIYNYCTDAKRFPQGFPPECSAT